The nucleotide sequence AGAACTTGGCAAAGCCAACATCTTCCTCACCACCTTTGTAATTCTTCAATACCAATACTTTGAGATGGTTCTCAAGGCATTTGATTGGATCTAGTGGGTCATACTCACGCACAttttttatctctgcctttacatATTCATCCCACTGGgaaagaacataacaaacatatgttAAAGTAATTACAAACTAGAGTTTATTAGATGAGAATCAAATACTCATTATGAAATTTATAACAAAGAAAGATGAATACTTACAATGACATACAGCTTTTCCAAGCAGGGAAAGCATCTAAGGATGTTGAGAACTGCACCCAAAGCAGGGCCAGAAAACTTGAGAGCCAAAACCTTTACGGTGCTTATTGAGTTTTCCGAGATGGATGGGATCAATCCCTGAAGAAAACAACGGGGTTTTGAAAAAGCTTCTCAAAGTGAGAATTTCATGTAAAATCCTAGAGACTGATGCAGCTATTACCTGGAAGACTATATTAGCAATTTCAATTTCTGAGATGCAGGGAGACAAAAGGCCCAACATCTGCAGTTTAGGTGCGCTAACAACCCGGATAATCTCACTACCTGTGCCTGGCTAACGTAACAACAATCTTTCAAGGCGAGGGGCCTCCATAATGACCAATTCTCCGTTGTCTTCAAACAAACAAGAGATGACGATGATCCTGAGAGTTGGCGAGCATATGCGGAGGCAACCTACATCACGAATCTCCGACAAGTATAAGTTCTCCAAGACATGGCAGCCAGAGAGCACCCCGGAGAAGACATCCTCGGAGATGGAAACGCACCGTAGGTCGAGCTGCCTGAGGAGGGGGAAATTCAGCGCTGGTGAAATCTCCGTTGGAAAATCACAGGAGCCAATCCTGGCCAATTGGAGGGTTGGTGCTAAGCGCAACACCGACGGTGGCAGCGGATAGCGCTTCTCCTTCTCAGACTGCCCACACAAATATTCCAAGAGCGAGAAGACGATATCGAGTTCCTGGAGGTTGTCCAGGAGCGGGGAGTTGAACCAGCTCTCGAGCTGAGCGGCTTCCTCGGCGTACCTTTTTTCCTCTCTGTGGAGGTGGATGCGGTCGAACGCGAAGCGGCGGGCCGGGCCAGGGTGATCGCAGAGGATCCTGGAGACGAGGGAGAAGCGCCCGAAGTCGTTGGAGCAAAGGTCGTAGGAGGCGTCGAGGTTGAGAGGCGCTGAGCGCCAGAGAGGACGCCATCTACGGGCGACGGCCTGCGAGCGGACGCCGTACTTGGTGGGGAGGAGGGAGACGATGGTGGCGAGGATAACATCCGGAAGATTGTTGATGAGATCGCCGTCGCAGCCGCAATCACGTGCCAGTTTGTGTGACCTGGACCTGGACCTGGACCCAGACGCTTCGTCGGATGCGCGCCTCTTGCGTGCGGGCGTCGCCGCAACCGCCTCATTCTTCTCGACGGCAGGTCGCGCCGCCGCTGTCTCCTTCATGTCCGGTGAGTAGAGAGACGGAGATTTGAGGCAGGAGCGGGGAATTTGGGTGGGGTTTTGGTTTCACGATGGCACATGTGGTGCGGCGGCTGGGATCGGAAACGAAACGCGGCGTCTGCGGCACAAGCGCCATCACATTCCTGCTCAGCTTGTTGGGCTGGACTGGGCCTGGGTGTTTTTTTTCTTTATGCAAACAAAATTGCCATCTTGCGGGTCACATTTAAAAAAAAGTGCCGGGGGCGGGGACTGCAACAGTTTAACCAATCAGTTCTGACTTCAAATTTTCAAATCTGCTCAAATTATGCTCGGGTTCAGATATACAGAACTGATAATGAAAATATATATTTTGGACTTTGGTACGAACCAGGATTACGAAAATCCTTGAAATTTCAGTAAAAATGTCAGCAGAATTGCTTATCTGTTTTCCCGAAAGAAAGGTGCACCTCCAATCCATATAATGCATGTCTACGGCTGTAACATATGCTCACAAGGtcttagttttcttttcttttttaatttgAATAGTACTTTTTTATTTAGAATAAGATGCAACATGCGTTCggttttaaattaataaagccaaccAAGGCAGCATCCAACAAAATTAAACCATAACATCATACAAAGGTACTGAATATAGAGCAATATAGGTCCACGGGAACTGAACCAAACAAAGATACAACTATGACAACCCAAAGGTCCAGGCCACCAAATCTAGCTCCAAGTCCCACAAAATAGGCTCAGGTGTGCGAAGAGTCTTGCCGTGAAGAAATCCGAATGCACCTGATCAGCTCCATGACCTCCTGCATGAGCTTAGAGTCTCGTTGTTTCCCTAATGATGTCCAAATCTGTAAGAAGAGGTGACATTTAAAAATGACGTCAACTGGGTGAGAAGAGAATTTCTTCTTGGACAGTCCATAATGACCATAGCAACGCCCAAACGCTACGCCACATGATCCTAGCAAATGTGCCCTGTTGTGCCCGAAGAAAGGCGAGAAGGTCAGCCCCTGACGAGGGGATTCCAATTCTTGCCAAAATCCTCTCTTACGGCACTCGAGGTAAAGCGAGCCAAATGGCACCGAAAGAAGACGTGGTCAGCGTCCTCCCCAAGTCCGCACACTGCAAAGGACCCATTGGATGGGCCGTTTCGTTTGGCCACGTTATCAGGAGTGAGGAGGCGATTGCGGAACATTTGCCAAAGGAAGATATTCGTCTTAAGCAGGATCCTTGCCTTCCACAGTCCCCCCAGCTATGTCCAGCACCAATCCCTCGGTAAGCATAGCATACAAGGACTTAACGGAAAAATTTACGGATGCAGTTAAGCTCCACGAGATTGCCGTGCCCAAGGTCACCATTCTCCCTCCCAGTCTAGTGACCAAGTCGTCCCATCAACCAACGTGCCAAGCAGAATCACTAGCTACAAAGGGCTGGGCAAAGGTAGGGGCGTAACCTGGTCATACGGCTGGAGGTGCAAGCTCCATCATTGACCCAAACAACACAAGAGCGTCTGCAACTGTATTACACGCCCGAGGGCAGTACTCAACTTGAAAATGACTAAAATAAAGAGAAGCAAAGGCTTTTATTTCCCTAAAAAGAACCCCATTGAAAGAGAGGTCATATCTGGACGACTTGATCACATGGACTAGCAACAATGCATCTATTCCCACCGTGGCTCTTGTTAGATGTGTGTAGTCTCTTTTCGGTATATATCCCCATTATATAAGGGGTTTCATGCATTTTACCtcacatgtatatgtaatggtcTTTGGCCCTCAGTAAAGCTTAGTTGTTGTttatccaacatggtatcataTGTTCAGGGATGACAAAGGGGGATTCTTAGCAGCCTCCAACGACAAGCTGGAGCATGTCTCCgatgcagcagcagcagaagcataTGCGTTGAGGCATGGCCTCCTACTAGCGCAACAATTGGGAGTAAACAAGCTGATAGTGGAGGCGGATTGTCTGGAGGTGATCGATATAATGAACTCGGGTGGCTTCGCTGCAACAGGAGCGGCGACAATTTATGCAGATTGTATGGTCTTATCAATAGGTTATACTTCGGTTTCTTTCATTCAGTGTCCTAGAGATGCAAACTGTGTTTCTCATGAACTAGCTAGGCTGGCGGTTTTTAATCCACCCGGTTTGTGGGTTGAGGAACCACCGGAATCTATCGTACGGTGGCTGGTGGATGATGTAACGGTTACTTGATCTAATAAAGAGGCCAAAGTTTCAAAAAAAACATGGTATCAGATGTTAGGTTCCCCTCTCTCCCGCACGCCGCAACTCCGTGCTAGTCCCCTCTCCCGATCCAGCGTCTCCTGCCTGGCCGGCGCTCCAGGCAAGCAGCTCCGTCCAGCCCTCCCCATCGCGGATCCGGATCCCGCCGCTCCAGCCCGGTCACGGCCGCCTCTTCCCGGCCGGCCGCCCTTGCTCTTCGCTCTGCCCGGCCTCCTCCTGATGGATCCGGCTATTTTCCGGCCTGCCCGCTGCAAGGAAGGTCGGGAACCGGTGTCTAGTGGCCGGATCTGGCCGTCCCCGGCTTGCTGGACCATGCCAAAGCTGCCGGAGCCCCGCCTCAAGCCGCCGCACCACCCCTCCAGCTCCCGTCAGCCGCCGTCGTTGCTCTGCCTCGAGTCAGGGCAGAGGCGCTCGCGTGCCCGCGCCCATGAGCTGTCGCCCTACTGCGTGGCTGCCTCCTTTGCAGTGCCTCTGCCGCTCCTCGCCTTGGATCTGGCCTGGGCTCGGCTGGCTCTCTCACTCGGCCTGGCTGTGGCACTCCGGTTCTCTGGCTGGGGCTCGGGCTGTTTGCCCTTTGACGTTGACTTGTCCAAAAAAAAGAGAGGCAGAGAAGCAAATCAGCATGTCTTCGTCTGGCTATGTGGCTGTTCCTCGGTGCTCAGTGATCTTTGATGGCACCAATTATGCTGAGTTTGTTGATTTTATGCATATCCACATGCGCGGACTTCTGCTGTGGGGTGTTCTCTCTAACGAGGTCCCCTGTCCGCCATGCCCAGTTGCTCCAGTGGCTCTTGTTCCGCTGGTGCCGCCGGTGcttgctgctgatgcttctcaggctgatcgGGATGCAGCCAAGGCTCTTGATGATGTTGCATttgatgcttatgatcagcaggtatccGCATATTCTGATGCTCTCTCTGTCTATcgggatgatctgtctgcttacacttagtggtgcaatgatgatgctcgagctGCTGCTGTTCTCACTGCGAGTGTTCTCCCTCAGTTTGCTTCAGAGTTCATGGCTCTCGGCACTGTTGCAGCGATGTGGTCCTATCTTTGTCAGCGCTATCAACCCTTTGGTGATGCTCTATACCTTTTtgtggtgcgtcaggagcatgctcttcagcagggcgactcgtctgttgatgagttctactcacagtgctctgccatctggcgtcagcttgactcACTGCGGACCGTTGTTTGTGGCACTTGCCGTTGCGGTCAGACTACGCGGTCTGACTTGGAGTTTTAGAGGGTTCATGTGTTCTTATCTCATCTCCGCTCTGAGTTTGAGCCTCGACAtgctcacttgcttgctcgtggtcgtgttcctatctcgAAAGTGCTTGCTGAGCTTCTTgtgaggagacccgccttcgctctGCTGGGTTACGTGTGGTTCCTTCAGTGTTGGTCGTCCAAGCTCCAGGGTCGTCTGTTCGGCTCACTGCTCCACCGCTCCTACCTACACCTTCAGGGGGTGGGTCGCCCTCCTTATGCTGAGAAGGGTTGGTCGCGCCGTGACACCTTCTGTGGCTACTGCTCTCGGCCAGATCACCCAGAATCTGATTGTCATGagaagaagcgagaccagaggCGCCCCTCTCCCAGTGGGACTCCTAGATCTTCCTCGactccgtcactcactgaccaggacattgttCGGCTTAAACACCTTCTGGCTTCCTCTGGTTCTTCACCGACAGGTTCTGCTGCTGTTGTGACTGCTTCCACCACTTTATCACCGCCGGCATCTACACcgtcaggtacatcttcgtgggttctggactctggagcttcctTTCATATGTCCTCTGATTCTTCAGTGTTATCTTCTCTTCGCCCTCTTGATTCTCCTATTAATGTTCTTACTGCCGATGGCACATCTCTTCATGTTGCTAGTCGTGGTATTCTTTTGACTCCATCTTTTTCTGTTTctagtgtttcacatgttcctcgccttaccatgaatttttttccgctgcccaacttactgattctcGTTGTCGGGTCATTCTTGATACTGATTCTTGCTCCATTCAGGACCGTCACACCAAGGTTTTGGTTGGTGCCGGCCCCCGGTGCCGTGAGTCCGAGGGGCTTTGGGaagttgactggctttgtgttccttccgctgccaccacttcagtcagctctcatgctcttgctgcctcCTTGTCTACGTCCTTCTAGCgccttggtcacatctgtggctctcgcttgtcttccTTAGTGCGTCAGGGCCTattagggtctgtatctggagatgtttCTTTACCCTGTAATGGTTGTAGACTTGGAAAACAAacccagttaccttatcctaccagTCAATCTGTATCTCAGcatccttttgacttagttcattctgatgtctggggtccagccccctttgattcgaaaggtggtcatcgctactatgttttgtttattgatgatttctctcgctacacttggctctacttcatgaaatctcgtagcaaggttctctctatatacaaacgatttgctgccatggttcacactcacTTTTCCACGCGTATTCGTACTTTTCATGCTGACTccgctggagagtatatctcccaGCTGTTGCATGGCTTTCTTGCAGAATAGGGTACCCTTGCCCAGTTCtcctgtcctggtgctcatgctcagaatggcattGCCAAACGCAAGCATCATCATCTGCTTGAGATGGCTCGTGCGCTCATGATTGCCGCCTCTCTTCCaccccatttttgggctgaggctgtttctgcatccacccatctcatcaacattcagccatcgactgctctgcagggtggtattcctatggagtgtctctctggtcgctctcctgactactcagctcttcgtatgtttggatgtgtgtgctaCATCATTCTTGCCCCGTGCGagtgcaccaaactgactgctTAGTCAGtggagtgtgttttccttggctacagtgatgagcacaagggttGTCGCTGTTGGGACCCTGTTGGTCGTCGCTTGCGCATCTCCCATGATGTGACCTTTGATGAGTCTCGCTCGTACTACCCACATCCATCTTCCTCGAGATTCTCTGTGGACgatatttcttttcttctccttcccgatacaccttgctatgtgcctcatgtttcacctctttctCTTACAACTCTCATTCACTCTCATTCACCACCGACACCATATTCTCCATCCTCTTCCTCCACCTCTACACTATCATCTCCAGTCCGTCGTCCTCTCTCGTCAtttcctctccactatactcgtcgcCCTCGTCCCGAGGATGCTTCCCCTGACGTGCCTTCCACCTCTGGTACCCCTCCGTTCATGCCTACCCTGGTTCATAAcctccgtgctcggcctcgccctCCACCTAATCGCTATTCTCCTGATTGGTACGGTCTCTCTGttattgctgagcccacttcctatcggactgccatgactcagcctgaatggaagcttgcgatggccgaagagcttgctgcccttgagcattctggcacatgggatctggtttctcTCCCTTCCGGTGTTCGccccatcacctgcaagtgggtctacaagatcaagactcgctccgatggttctcttgagcgttacaaagctcgtcttgtggcctgtggttttcagcaggagcagggccgcaattatgatgagacattcgctcatgtggcccacatgaccactgtccgcactcttCTTGTTGTGGCTTCTGTTCGTCATTGGTCCATCTCTCAACCTGATGTCCagaacgcttttctcaatggcgagttacgtgaggaggtttatatgcatccaccaccggggtactatgctcctgacgGTATGGTATGTAGACTTCGTTgctccctctatggtcttaaacaggcccctcgcgcctggtttgagcgctttgcctctgtggtgactgccgctggtttcttgcccagtgatcatgatctTGTGTTGTTTGTTCACATGTCTTCttgtggtcggactcttcttcttctctatgttgatgacatgatcatcactggtgacgactccgagtacattgcctttgttaaggctcgccttcaagaccaatTCCTCATGACTGATCGTGGTCCACtttgctattttcttgggattgagatattctcgacctctgatggcttctacatctcccaagaaaaatatattcaggatcgtcttgctcacgctgctctcccaa is from Triticum aestivum cultivar Chinese Spring chromosome 1B, IWGSC CS RefSeq v2.1, whole genome shotgun sequence and encodes:
- the LOC123077620 gene encoding putative F-box/FBD/LRR-repeat protein At1g78760, which translates into the protein MKETAAARPAVEKNEAVAATPARKRRASDEASGSRSRSRSHKLARDCGCDGDLINNLPDVILATIVSLLPTKYGVRSQAVARRWRPLWRSAPLNLDASYDLCSNDFGRFSLVSRILCDHPGPARRFAFDRIHLHREEKRYAEEAAQLESWFNSPLLDNLQELDIVFSLLEYLCGQSEKEKRYPLPPSVLRLAPTLQLARIGSCDFPTEISPALNFPLLRQLDLRCVSISEDVFSGVLSGCHVLENLYLSEIRDVGCLRICSPTLRIIVISCLFEDNGELVIMEAPRLERLLLR